In Corylus avellana chromosome ca2, CavTom2PMs-1.0, the following proteins share a genomic window:
- the LOC132170048 gene encoding cysteine-rich receptor-like protein kinase 10 — translation MPSFNVSMILVILSSLSFLSLTSAQVPNYRYHFCSNESTFTPNSTYQFNLNHLLSSLSSNATRESGFYNATAGQTPTAATLYGLFLCRGDLTTDACQDCVATATTEIVQQYCPTGKVAVIWYDECMLRYSNRSFFSTMQEEPSKFLWNVRNIIEQDRFRKLVEATLNDLVPMATNAPSGAKKFAAKEVSFTEFQTLYSLVQCSPDISGSDCNMCLWGAMANLPMCCDGKQGGRVLFPSCNLRYETYPFYQIQSVLTPSPPSPTPTPMLLPPPAPGHLTRPKARSAITTIESLKFDLATIETATHKFSYDKKLGGGGFGEVYKILNFDECVDIEKQRLLDWSKRDKIIEGIARGILYLHEDSQLRVIHRDLKASNILLDEDMNPKISDFGVARIFGVDQTEGNTSTIVGT, via the exons atGCCTTCTTTCAATGTCTCCATGATCCTAGTAATTCTTTCCTCGCTTAGCTTCCTTAGCCTCACCAGTGCACAAGTCCCAAATTACCGCTACCATTTCTGCTCAAATGAATCCACTTTCACCCCCAACAGCACCTACCAGTTTAACCTCAACCACCTGCTCTCTTCCCTTTCCTCCAATGCCACGCGTGAAAGTGGTTTCTACAACGCCACTGCCGGCCAAACCCCCACCGCCGCCACACTTTACGGCCTCTTCCTCTGCCGTGGCGACCTCACCACCGATGCCTGCCAAGACTGCGTGGCAACTGCAACCACAGAGATAGTTCAGCAGTACTGCCCTACAGGAAAAGTGGCCGTGATATGGTACGACGAATGCATGCTACGTTACTCGAACCGGTCATTCTTTTCCACCATGCAGGAAGAGCCCAGCAAATTTCTGTGGAACGTGAGGAATATTATAGAGCAAGACCGCTTCCGGAAGCTGGTGGAAGCCACGTTGAATGACTTGGTGCCAATGGCAACAAATGCTCCTTCCGGTGCTAAAAAGTTTGCTGCTAAAGAAGTGAGTTTTACGGAATTCCAAACGCTCTACAGCCTTGTCCAGTGCAGCCCTGACATATCCGGATCTGATTGCAATATGTGTCTTTGGGGAGCCATGGCAAACCTACCGATGTGTTGTGATGGAAAGCAAGGGGGTAGAGTTCTGTTTCCAAGTTGTAATCTTAGATACGAAACATACCCGTTTTACCAGATACAATCCGTCCTCACACCGTCACCGCCGtcaccaacaccaacaccaatGCTTCTTCCTCCTCCAGCTCCAGGACATCTCACCAGACCAAAAG CCAGATCAGCAATTACAACCATAGAGTCCTTGAAATTTGATTTGGCTACAATAGAAACTGCCACACACAAATTCTCATATGACAAAAAGCTTGGTGGAGGTGGATTTGGGGAGGTTTACAAG atattgaattttgatgaatGTGTAGACATTGAAAAGCAAAGACTATTAGATTGGTCAAAACGAGACAAGATTATTGAAGGAATTGCTAGAGGAATcctttatcttcatgaagattctcAGCTTAGAGTTATACATCGTGATCTTAAAGCTAGCAACATATTACTAGATGAGgatatgaatccaaaaatttcagattttggtgTGGCAAGAATTTTTGGAGTTGATCAAACTGAAGGAAATACTAGTACAATTGTTGGGACATAG
- the LOC132170049 gene encoding cysteine-rich receptor-like protein kinase 10 yields MGFNLCITLVFFSMLITYHSQTGTEAALTYFDHFCPNTTTSTANSTYRSNLNHLFAYLSSNATSNLEFYNASAGNSIDMAYGLFLCRGDLLAGACRDCVAGAIEDVVVRCPDEKVVVAWYDECMLHYSNRYIFSTMVPDPTSYLSSTQSVSEVNRFDELVRATMNDLATGVSNVVSGAKKFGTKEAKFTASQTLYTLVQCTPDLSGYDCSRCLEIAMTYLPGCCSGKKWVIVLFPSCILRYDVYPFYLTVNTSAPMPNPELAPPLPRHGKGQISLVAIVAIIAAISVCSMLFVVGCFLTRRARKKDNAIQEGAVLLQLLMILQFDFATIEAATNNFSNDNKLGEGGFGAVYKGILFNRQKITVKRLSKSSGQGAGEFKNEVVVVAKLQHRNLVRLLGFCLEREEKILVYEFVQNKSLDYFLYDIERQRQLDWSTRYKIMEGIARGILYLHQDSRLRIIHRDLKVSNVLLDEDMNPKVSDFGMAKIFGVDQTRGNTRRIAGTFGYISPEYAMHGQFSVKSDIYSFGVLILEIISGKKISSFNQSDGTTRHLLSYAWKLWRDGTPLDLMDPTLGDSYSISEVIRCLHIGLLCVQNDPVDRPTTASIVLMLNSYSVPLLSPQQPAYFFSSGTEQNMQLREPGLDQSGSKSLHWSVDEASISR; encoded by the exons ATGGGCTTCAACCTCTGCATAACCCTTGTGTTCTTCTCCATGCTGATCACCTACCATAGCCAAACCGGAACTGAAGCTGCTCTAACTTACTTCGACCATTTCTGCCCCAACACAACTACATCCACCGCCAACAGCACCTATCGATCCAACCTCAATCACCTCTTCGCTTACCTTTCCTCCAACGCCACCAGCAACTTGGAATTCTACAACGCCTCCGCCGGAAACTCCATCGACATGGCCTACGGCCTCTTCCTGTGCCGTGGCGACCTCCTTGCCGGAGCGTGTCGAGACTGTGTTGCCGGGGCAATCGAAGACGTAGTCGTCCGCTGCCCCGACGAGAAAGTGGTTGTGGCTTGGTACGATGAGTGCATGTTACACTACTCTAACCGGTATATCTTCTCCACCATGGTCCCCGACCCTACCTCTTACCTGTCGAGCACACAGAGTGTTTCGGAGGTGAATCGGTTTGACGAGCTAGTGAGGGCGACAATGAATGATTTGGCAACCGGCGTTTCAAATGTTGTGTCTGGAGCCAAGAAGTTTGGGACGAAAGAAGCGAAATTCACGGCGTCACAAACGCTGTACACCCTCGTGCAGTGCACGCCGGACCTGTCGGGTTACGATTGCAGTAGATGTCTTGAGATAGCAATGACATATTTGCCGGGTTGCTGTAGTGGAAAGAAATGGGTCATAGTTCTATTTCCGAGTTGCATTCTTAGGTATGATGTGTACCCATTTTACTTGACGGTAAACACATCGGCGCCAATGCCAAATCCAGAACTTGCTCCTCCACTTCCTAGGCATG GAAAAGGTCAAATCTCATTGGTGGCAATTGTTGCCATTATTGCTGCAATTTCTGTGTGTTCGATGCTATTCGTTGTGGGCTGCTTCCTTACCAGGAGAGCAAGAAAGAAGGACAATGCCATACAGGAAGGTGCTG ttcttttgcaGCTGCTAATGATATTACAATTTGATTTTGCTACAATTGAAGCTGCCACCAACAACTTTTCAAATGATAACAAGCTAGGTGAGGGTGGATTTGGTGCAGTTTACAag GGAATACTTTTTAATAGACAAAAAATAACTGTAAAGAGGTTATCAAAAAGTTCTGGACAAGGAGCAGgagaatttaaaaatgaggttGTAGTAGTTGCTAAACTTCAACACAGAAATCTTGTAAGGCTGTTGGGATTTTGCTTGGAACGAGAAGAAAAGATACTTGTCTATGAATTTGTGCAAAACAAAAGTCTCGACTACTTTCTATATG ACATTGAAAGACAAAGACAATTGGATTGGTCAACACGTTACAAAATCATGGAAGGGATTGCTCGAGGAATTCTTTATCTTCACCAAGATTCTCGGCTTAGAATTATACATCGTGACCTTAAAGTTAGTAATGTTTTGTTAGATGAGGATATGAATCCAAAAGTTTCAGACTTTGGCATGGCAAAGATTTTTGGAGTTGATCAAACTCGGGGAAACACTCGTAGGATTGCTGGCACGTT TGGTTACATTTCTCCAGAGTATGCCATGCATGGACAATTTTCTGTAAAGTcagatatatatagttttggtgTCCTAATTCTTGAGATTATAAGTGGAAAGAAGATTAGTTCTTTCAATCAATCAGATGGTACTACTAGACACCTTTTGAGCTAT GCTTGGAAACTTTGGAGAGATGGAACGCCTTTGGATTTGATGGATCCAACATTGGGAGACTCTTACTCGATAAGTGAAGTCATTAGATGTCTCCATATTGGCTTACTATGTGTACAGAATGATCCAGTTGATAGGCCAACCACAGCATCCATAGTTCTTATGCTAAACAGTTACTCAGTTCCTCTGCTGTCACCTCAGCAACCGGCATATTTCTTTAGTAGTGGTACAGAGCAAAACATGCAATTAAGGGAGCCAGGCTTAGATCAATCTGGAAGCAAATCATTGCATTGGTCAGTCGATGAAGCATCTATCAGTCGATGA